A genomic window from Candidatus Omnitrophota bacterium includes:
- a CDS encoding MBL fold metallo-hydrolase, producing MSYLKVCVLRSGSSGNCTAIWTAKSGILIDCAGIGLKEIEKDLKDIELDPSRINGIVITHGHEDHICKNTFKIAGRYGIPIYIHRDTYQVIKERYCIKNNQFKIMHHTEKSFIINDLNIAPFKTFHNGGYVGKPFGFCIEYKHKGLCRKVGLLTDTSKVTDSMVRMLHDCKCLIIECNHDAKLAQDRSPNQWTWREHLNNEAAAFALIKIKNGSIDSVALKHVFLAHISERHNKPRTLISRISNDIRKENIAGCDLMLTYREKRTQVKEIL from the coding sequence GTGTCGTATTTAAAAGTGTGTGTGCTTAGGAGCGGTAGCAGCGGTAATTGCACCGCTATCTGGACGGCGAAATCCGGTATTTTGATTGATTGCGCGGGCATTGGCTTGAAGGAAATCGAAAAAGACTTAAAAGACATTGAGCTGGATCCGTCCCGGATCAATGGCATTGTCATAACGCACGGGCATGAAGATCATATCTGTAAAAATACTTTCAAAATAGCGGGCCGCTACGGGATACCGATCTATATACACCGCGATACATATCAAGTCATTAAGGAGCGATATTGTATCAAAAATAATCAATTTAAAATAATGCATCATACGGAGAAGTCATTTATAATAAATGATCTAAATATTGCGCCCTTTAAAACATTCCATAACGGCGGTTATGTAGGTAAGCCGTTCGGTTTTTGCATAGAATATAAGCATAAGGGCTTGTGCCGCAAGGTGGGACTTTTAACAGATACGAGCAAAGTAACCGATAGCATGGTCAGAATGCTGCATGATTGTAAGTGCCTTATAATCGAATGTAATCATGATGCAAAGTTAGCGCAGGATCGATCGCCAAATCAGTGGACTTGGAGAGAACACCTTAACAATGAGGCTGCCGCTTTTGCGCTGATAAAGATCAAGAATGGATCTATTGATAGCGTAGCTCTAAAGCACGTCTTTCTGGCGCATATTAGCGAAAGACATAATAAGCCCAGGACTCTTATCAGCCGGATATCAAATGATATTCGTAAAGAGAATATTGCGGGTTGCGATCTAATGCTGACCTACCGTGAAAAAAGGACCCAAGTCAAAGAAATACTATGA